One genomic segment of Bradyrhizobium prioriisuperbiae includes these proteins:
- a CDS encoding YdcF family protein → MTLRAEHSPSSAPARRRPIRLVLTMAFAVVAAGVVGFLVFLAQLPVNEVKPSRDADGIVVLTGGSSRVSDAMELLSVGYGKRLLISGVHPTNAASDIQRSLPDSQPLLGCCVDLDRSAVNTRSNAVETRRWVRQRGFQSLIVVTSNYHMPRAIVELSNAMPDVTLIPFPVVGDKWNDEPWWTSGAAMRLLLLEYAKYVAAEVRVRLDKLGLGTMVASDETSQARDLARRSAASTN, encoded by the coding sequence ATGACACTGCGTGCCGAACATTCACCATCATCAGCCCCCGCCAGACGGCGGCCGATTCGGCTTGTGCTGACGATGGCGTTTGCGGTGGTTGCGGCCGGCGTGGTCGGCTTTCTGGTCTTCCTGGCGCAGCTTCCGGTCAATGAGGTCAAGCCGTCGCGCGACGCCGACGGCATCGTGGTGCTGACCGGCGGCTCGTCGCGCGTCTCCGATGCCATGGAGCTGCTGTCGGTCGGCTACGGCAAGCGGCTGCTGATTTCCGGCGTGCATCCCACCAACGCCGCCTCGGATATCCAGCGCTCGCTGCCTGACAGCCAGCCGCTGCTCGGCTGTTGCGTTGATCTTGATCGTTCCGCGGTCAATACCCGCAGCAATGCCGTGGAAACCCGCCGCTGGGTGCGGCAGCGCGGCTTCCAGTCGCTGATCGTCGTCACGTCGAACTATCACATGCCGCGCGCGATCGTGGAGCTGTCGAACGCCATGCCAGACGTCACACTGATCCCGTTCCCGGTGGTCGGCGACAAATGGAACGACGAGCCATGGTGGACGAGTGGCGCTGCGATGCGGCTCTTGCTATTGGAATACGCGAAATATGTCGCCGCCGAAGTGCGGGTGAGGCTGGATAAACTGGGACTGGGAACGATGGTCGCATCGGATGAGACATCGCAGGCCCGTGATCTGGCGCGCAGGTCCGCCGCGTCGACCAATTGA
- a CDS encoding 1-acyl-sn-glycerol-3-phosphate acyltransferase: MVSIFLRSLIFNILFYILLVIWVIIGIPTYLMPRWGILWIAKNWGRTSIWLMRVICNTKVEYRGVEKIPTGPLIVAAKHQSIWETFALLQFFDQPLYILKRELKWLPFFGWYLSKADMIGVDRGAGGRSLLEMAKAAHDEVQRGRQLIIFPEGTRRPVGAEPRYKLGVGQIYVDCEVTCLPVALNAGLCWPRRTFMRYPGTIIVEFLDSLPAGLPRDEFLTQVSTAIETATNRIVQETREEQAKLFGRPMPTAKQTSTV; the protein is encoded by the coding sequence ATGGTTTCGATTTTTCTGCGCTCGCTGATTTTCAACATCCTGTTCTACATCTTGCTGGTGATCTGGGTGATCATCGGCATTCCGACCTACCTGATGCCGCGCTGGGGTATTCTCTGGATCGCCAAAAACTGGGGCCGCACCAGCATCTGGTTGATGCGAGTGATCTGCAACACCAAGGTCGAATATCGCGGTGTCGAGAAAATCCCGACGGGTCCACTGATCGTCGCTGCGAAGCATCAGTCGATCTGGGAAACCTTCGCGCTGCTGCAGTTCTTCGATCAGCCGCTCTATATTCTCAAGCGCGAACTGAAATGGCTGCCGTTTTTCGGCTGGTATCTCAGCAAGGCCGACATGATCGGGGTCGATCGTGGCGCCGGCGGACGGAGCCTGCTGGAGATGGCGAAAGCGGCGCACGATGAGGTGCAGCGTGGCCGGCAGCTGATTATTTTCCCCGAAGGCACTCGCCGCCCGGTCGGCGCCGAGCCGCGCTACAAATTGGGCGTCGGCCAGATCTATGTCGATTGCGAGGTCACATGTCTGCCGGTGGCGCTCAATGCGGGTTTGTGCTGGCCGCGCCGCACCTTCATGCGTTACCCCGGCACCATCATCGTTGAATTTCTCGATAGCCTGCCGGCGGGACTGCCGCGCGACGAATTCCTCACACAAGTCTCCACCGCGATTGAAACGGCGACCAACCGGATCGTGCAGGAGACCCGCGAGGAGCAGGCGAAACTGTTCGGCCGGCCGATGCCGACGGCGAAGCAGACCTCGACGGTCTGA
- a CDS encoding gamma-glutamylcyclotransferase, giving the protein MAAKTLSETDFTEGDLWVFGYGSLIWKPGFDFIEQVPARLIGEHRALCIYSLVHRGTPEKPGLVLGLDRGGACQGIAFRVAREHRKATVAYLREREQVTSVYREVMRSVWLKNHAQERVSALAYVSDRGHDQYAGRLTLEQQLHFVRQGHGAYGPNIEYVLSTVKALETHGIHDAPLHQLAVRLRGDAGAHSNI; this is encoded by the coding sequence ATGGCGGCAAAAACCCTCTCCGAGACTGATTTCACCGAAGGCGATCTGTGGGTCTTCGGGTACGGATCACTGATCTGGAAGCCTGGATTCGACTTCATCGAACAGGTCCCGGCGCGGCTGATCGGCGAGCACCGGGCGCTCTGCATTTATTCGCTGGTGCATCGGGGCACCCCGGAGAAGCCCGGCCTCGTGCTTGGGCTGGATCGCGGCGGCGCCTGCCAGGGGATCGCTTTCCGTGTCGCGCGTGAGCACCGCAAAGCCACCGTCGCCTACCTGCGCGAACGTGAGCAGGTGACGAGCGTCTATCGCGAGGTGATGCGCTCGGTCTGGCTGAAGAACCATGCTCAGGAGCGCGTCAGCGCGCTGGCCTACGTCTCCGATCGCGGCCATGACCAGTACGCCGGACGCCTGACACTGGAGCAGCAGTTGCACTTCGTGCGCCAGGGCCACGGCGCCTACGGCCCGAACATCGAGTACGTGCTGTCGACCGTGAAAGCGCTGGAAACCCACGGCATCCACGATGCGCCACTGCATCAATTGGCGGTGCGGTTGCGCGGCGACGCCGGCGCTCACAGCAACATTTGA
- a CDS encoding DUF2125 domain-containing protein has protein sequence MSDFEPPPRRRSRWALYAMPILVLALAAGWSGFWFYAASQIDDALDGWRAREAKSGRIYDCTNRSVAGFPFRLEVHCNGASVQLVSQTAEQAATRTPITARLSDIFVIAQIYDPRLIIAEFTGPVTFTDIGQQPSFVGNWSKGRASVVGLPFSPQRTSFEFDSPALDRMSGDQQVPLIRASHLEFHARLAEGSVADNPVIETVLQLKDASVEGVHAVLQQPFNADIRAQIRGLKDLSPKPWPVRFREIQAAGGGIDITQSRVEQGDLLSLAAGSLSINANGKLDGQLQMTVAGLERIIPALGLDRLLDQGVSQSAIDKMAPGVKASDVNNVIGALDKMIPGLGNLARKNANAGIAAGINMLGQPTTLEGRKAIAVPLRFVDGAIFLGPLQVAQTPPLY, from the coding sequence ATGTCTGATTTCGAACCCCCGCCGCGCCGCCGCTCCCGTTGGGCGCTCTATGCCATGCCGATCCTGGTGCTCGCTCTGGCGGCTGGCTGGAGTGGTTTCTGGTTCTATGCGGCGTCGCAGATCGACGATGCGCTGGACGGCTGGCGTGCCCGAGAGGCCAAATCCGGCCGGATCTATGACTGCACCAACCGTTCGGTCGCGGGTTTTCCGTTCCGGCTGGAGGTGCATTGCAATGGCGCCAGCGTCCAGCTTGTGTCGCAGACCGCCGAACAGGCCGCGACACGGACACCGATCACGGCCCGGCTATCTGACATTTTCGTGATCGCGCAGATCTATGATCCGCGGCTGATCATCGCCGAATTTACCGGTCCGGTGACGTTCACCGACATCGGCCAGCAACCGTCGTTTGTCGGCAATTGGAGCAAGGGCCGCGCCAGCGTGGTCGGCCTGCCGTTCTCGCCGCAGCGGACCTCGTTCGAGTTCGACAGTCCGGCGCTCGACCGCATGAGCGGCGACCAGCAGGTGCCGTTGATTCGGGCCAGTCATTTGGAATTCCATGCGCGTCTGGCGGAAGGATCGGTCGCCGACAATCCGGTGATCGAAACGGTGCTGCAGCTTAAGGACGCCAGCGTCGAGGGCGTGCATGCGGTGCTGCAGCAGCCGTTCAATGCCGATATCAGGGCCCAGATTCGCGGCCTGAAGGATCTCTCGCCGAAGCCGTGGCCGGTCCGTTTCCGGGAAATCCAGGCCGCGGGCGGAGGCATCGACATCACCCAGTCGCGTGTGGAGCAGGGCGATCTGCTGTCGCTCGCTGCCGGCTCGCTCAGCATCAATGCCAACGGCAAGCTCGACGGCCAGCTGCAGATGACGGTGGCGGGACTCGAGCGGATCATTCCCGCGCTTGGGCTCGATCGGCTGCTCGACCAGGGCGTGTCGCAATCGGCGATCGACAAGATGGCGCCGGGCGTCAAAGCGAGCGACGTCAACAATGTGATCGGTGCGCTGGACAAGATGATTCCCGGCCTCGGCAATCTCGCGCGCAAGAATGCCAATGCCGGGATTGCCGCGGGCATCAACATGCTGGGGCAGCCGACCACGCTGGAAGGCCGCAAGGCGATTGCAGTGCCGCTCAGGTTCGTCGATGGCGCGATCTTCCTGGGGCCGCTGCAGGTCGCGCAGACGCCACCCCTGTATTGA
- a CDS encoding Do family serine endopeptidase, whose translation MTDDQTNLSNTRKIRSPRRLALLASVAVLGAAVVAGGVTYGRPTLPAWTSSAQAAEGQQQSAGFADLVAKVKPAVISVRVKMDETASAAELSSNSDEQGQPPFMQGSPFEQFFQQYGSDNAPRGRPQRHQMVTGVGSGFFISADGYAVTNNHVVDHATSVQVTTDDGATYTARVIGTDAKTDLALIKVDGKSDFAYVNFEDRGPPRVGDWVVAVGNPFGLGGTVTAGIVSARGRDIGSGPYDDYIQIDAPINKGNSGGPAFNLNGNVIGVNTAIYSPSGGSVGIGFDIPAATAKMVVAQLKDKGVVTRGWLGVQVQPVTRGIADSLGMKLAEGAMVDEPQPGSPAAKADIAAGDVITAVDGTAVKDSRDLARRIATMAPGSSIKLDLLRKGETKSVSIVLAEMPNQRQANAGNQDATQNGNAPHLGLALAPASDVAGAGGKGVVVTAVEPDGPAAERGFQSGDVILDVGGRSVGNVGDVRKALTEAKSAGKHDVLMRVKTAETTRFVALPIG comes from the coding sequence ATGACTGACGATCAGACCAATCTCTCGAACACCCGAAAAATCCGATCACCGCGACGCCTGGCCCTGCTGGCCTCGGTCGCCGTCCTCGGCGCTGCCGTCGTCGCGGGCGGCGTGACTTATGGCCGGCCGACACTGCCGGCCTGGACATCGAGCGCACAGGCCGCGGAAGGCCAGCAGCAATCCGCAGGCTTTGCCGATCTGGTTGCCAAGGTAAAACCGGCGGTGATCTCGGTGCGTGTGAAAATGGACGAGACCGCAAGCGCGGCGGAATTGAGCTCGAATTCGGACGAGCAGGGCCAACCGCCTTTCATGCAGGGGTCGCCGTTCGAACAGTTCTTCCAGCAATACGGGTCCGACAACGCGCCGCGCGGTCGGCCGCAGCGTCATCAGATGGTCACCGGCGTCGGCTCGGGATTCTTCATTTCGGCCGACGGTTATGCCGTTACCAACAACCATGTGGTCGATCACGCCACCTCGGTTCAGGTGACGACCGATGACGGCGCGACCTATACCGCGCGGGTGATCGGCACCGACGCCAAGACCGACCTTGCCTTGATCAAGGTCGACGGCAAATCCGACTTCGCCTATGTGAATTTCGAGGATCGCGGTCCGCCGCGGGTCGGCGACTGGGTCGTGGCCGTCGGCAATCCGTTCGGCCTCGGCGGTACCGTCACCGCCGGCATCGTGTCGGCGCGCGGCCGCGACATCGGCTCGGGTCCCTATGACGACTACATCCAGATCGATGCGCCGATCAACAAGGGCAATTCCGGTGGCCCCGCGTTCAACCTCAACGGCAATGTGATCGGCGTCAACACGGCGATCTATTCACCTTCCGGAGGCTCGGTCGGCATCGGCTTCGATATTCCCGCCGCCACCGCCAAGATGGTCGTGGCCCAGCTCAAGGACAAAGGCGTGGTGACGCGCGGCTGGCTCGGCGTCCAGGTGCAGCCAGTCACCCGCGGTATTGCCGACAGCCTCGGCATGAAGCTGGCGGAAGGCGCCATGGTGGACGAACCGCAGCCCGGCAGCCCCGCGGCCAAGGCGGATATCGCCGCCGGCGACGTCATCACCGCGGTGGATGGGACGGCTGTGAAGGATTCGCGCGATCTGGCCCGCCGGATCGCGACCATGGCGCCGGGCAGTTCGATCAAGCTCGATCTGCTGCGCAAGGGTGAAACGAAATCCGTGAGCATCGTGCTGGCCGAGATGCCGAACCAGCGTCAGGCCAATGCCGGCAACCAGGACGCGACGCAAAACGGCAATGCGCCGCATCTCGGACTGGCGCTTGCGCCCGCCAGCGATGTCGCGGGTGCGGGCGGCAAGGGTGTCGTGGTCACCGCCGTGGAGCCGGATGGTCCGGCCGCCGAGCGGGGCTTCCAGTCGGGTGATGTCATCCTCGATGTTGGCGGCAGGTCCGTCGGCAATGTTGGCGACGTGCGCAAGGCGCTGACCGAGGCCAAGTCCGCCGGCAAGCATGACGTGCTGATGCGGGTGAAAACTGCGGAGACCACCAGGTTCGTAGCGCTGCCGATCGGCTGA